A genomic region of Bactrocera dorsalis isolate Fly_Bdor chromosome 3, ASM2337382v1, whole genome shotgun sequence contains the following coding sequences:
- the LOC105224520 gene encoding integrator complex subunit 8 → MSVDKSTTNSLNKKMDDPLRPKAVPLDSETILWFEFLLDPQLITKHLQKPNPDPSALELMTQFISVTPDVIIPTQYDLTSPDSENMPGGIPVTPGAGVNSGAGMMNMDGLRIPRKQIALKILTLKVATWLKWNLDVLEKSLPIPKQLFLLRDLCTICFGKLVSIPLQQDFQAKISSDGHEHAARFALTFYHRWVLRLQILKDIAMKAARPSMANMFVPMEPMHQFFAPDIPPQNSVEYLQELCKSTEPFYVFTFDTFVTLHADTETMRQNFENMQKISLAELRAQIYYDLVNFYLYTKQYRQAREAVNECRRNLKEMKADYVIESAKRTAAGYLFCHVNDEELEGYLLACGCSEQRTTLTERFNASSLKQYKDIIEILQEDNHIREIPLVSRRMLELDIEGAISQGSLKESRSLEMQVAALNLVRSIFEEGNIFTSVDYFEKYRHMNCFVAIVEAISNVLPQCTLGERNAIKSFLIDSVLKENIGKQFLQHLQNIQLFSVTELLDLERQTADEELSVPTLATLSEWKFNSKIIRIEVGSLERQLISCTNANTVRKLLVKLAATNPAKPLWTVNPSWEIATPIKSLLMSMQRGFLQDFAYVLLGKAREMTAKSDYIGAVSMLSVLKSETQRQELSNTTVVSKLGKLVNWEILFIQITQCLEEWNRKTLDLQSLGNRCKLCLASLQSNDNIIPRIEIIESCAIMLLNLGDWNTLMFLDKRLAQLELPIAFAATVLDMEKMKGSKKVCRDAFDLVLQMFVNTTKRSGGPGGGSGGTGGGSSRNSPSLAVSTGLQPFLKRIRHQLIFSLAISCLGKIQNILRDDTNHDLSGEYMHLWPAGIPSPLAYSVRIVCETLHWLLTEALKYYPQTITWLKTKGDLELAIGNNEAAMRCYVNALITGTDYCTFPLQRNVADDYVIHKMIRCSSNLGCHMQATVLCQFLEEIDYGIVFKKLTEKSSNFTDAMDAYYNCIWDTTLLEFIINLHARKGEHSRKLEAIAIMGSLELNANNNDEIKREAAAIRKTRFLRALAKQYLL, encoded by the exons atgaGCGTTGATAAAAGTACAACAAattctttgaataaaaaaatggacGATCCTTTGCGTCCAAAAGCGGTGCCGCTTGACTCCGAAACCATACTTTGGTTTGAGTTTCTACTCGATCCACAATTAATTACCAAGCACCTGCAAAAGCCTAATCCAG atcccAGCGCATTGGAACTAATGACACAATTCATATCTGTTACACCGGATGTAATTATACCAACACAGTATGATTTAACTTCGCCAGATTCTGAAAATATGCCGGGAGGCATACCGGTAACGCCAGGCGCAGGCGTAAATAGTGGCGCTGGTATGATGAACATGGACGGCCTACGTATACCGCGTAAACAAATTGCTTTGAAGATTTTAACACTTAAAGTAGCAACGTGGCTGAAGTGGAATCTCG ATGTATTGGAGAAGAGTTTGCCAATACCAaagcaattgtttttattgcgtGACTTGTGCACGATTTGCTTTGGTAAATTGGTTAGTATACCTTTGCAACAGGATTTCCAGGCGAAAATTT CGTCTGACGGGCATGAACATGCTGCACGCTTTGCGCTAACTTTCTACCACCGTTGGGTGTTacgtttgcaaattttaaaagatattgCTATGAAAGCAGCGCGTCCTTCCATGGctaatat GTTTGTGCCAATGGAGCCGATGCATCAATTTTTTGCTCCTGATATACCACCACAAAATAGCGTGGAATATCTACAGGAGCTTTGCAAGTCCACAGAACCATTTTATGTCTTCACTTTTGACACATTTGTAACATTGCACGCAGACACTGAAACTATGCggcaaaatttcgaaaatatgcaaaaaatttctttagcCGAACTACGTGCACAAATCTACTACGATTTGGTTAATTTCTACTTGTATACTAAACAATACCGACAAGCACGCGAAGCTGTGAACGAATGTCGGCGCaatttgaaggaaatgaaaGCTGACTATGTAATCGAATCTGCTAAACGCACAGCAGCTGGTTATCTCTTTTGCCACGTAAATGATGAGGAGCTGGAAGGTTATCTACTGGCTTGCGGCTGTAGCGAGCAACGTACCACTTTAACAGAGCGCTTTAATGCCTCGTCATTGAAACAGTATAAA GACATCATTGAAATCCTACAAGAGGATAATCATATACGTGAAATACCACTTGTAAGCCGACGCATGCTCGAACTCGACATTGAGGGCGCCATTTCACAGGGTTCACTGAAGGAGTCGCGTTCACTCGAAATGCAAGTAGCAGCATTGAATTTAGTACGCAGCATTTTTGAGGAGGGAAATATTTTTACAAGCGTGGATTATTTTGAGAAATACAGACATATGAATTGCTTCGTTGCGATTGTAGAG GCAATCAGTAATGTGCTGCCGCAATGTACCCTTGGCGAACGAAACGCAATCAAAAGCTTTCTCATAGACAGcgtattgaaagaaaatattggcAAGCAATTTCTACAACACTTGCAAAACATACAACTCTTCTCAGTCACCGAATTGCTTGATCTAGAACGGCAAACAGCCGATGAGGAGCTATCTGTGCCGACACTTGCAACGCTCAGTGAATGGAAATTCAATTCGAAAA tAATACGCATTGAGGTCGGATCACTCGAACGTCAACTAATCTCATGCACAAATGCGAATACTGTGCGTAAACTTCTAGTAAAGTTGGCTGCTACCAATCCAGCTAAGCCACTGTGGACAGTAAATCCAAGTTGGGAGATTGCAACACCGATTAAATCATTGCTCATGTCTATGCAAAGAGGATTTCTGCAAGACTTTGCTTATGTTTTATTGGGCAAAGCGCGCGAGATGACTGCTAAAAGT GACTACATCGGTGCGGTGTCTATGCTAAGCGTACTTAAATCGGAGACACAACGTCAAGAGCTATCAAATACCACAGTTGTTTCAAAGCTTGGCAAGCTGGTGAACTGGGAGATTTTGTTCATACAAATTACACAGTGCCTGGAAGAGTGGAATCGGAAAACTTTGGATCTACAGTCACTGGGTAACCGCTGCAAACTATGCTTGGCTTCACTACAAAGCAACGACAACATTATACCCCGCATAGAG ATTATCGAGAGCTGCGCTATCATGCTGCTCAATCTAGGCGATTGGAATACACTAATGTTCTTAGATAAGCGTTTGGCACAACTCGAATTGCCAATTGCCTTTGCTGCCACCGTACTTGACATGGAGAAGATGAAGGGCTCTAAGAAGGTGTGTCGCGATGCATTCGATTTGGTATTGCAAATGTTTGTGAATACCACGAAGCGTAGCGGTGGACCTGGAGGTGGCAGCGGCGGCACTGGAGGCGGCAGTTCACGAAATTCACCGTCCCTAGCTGTTTCAACTGGCCTGCAACCGTTTCTGAAACGCATACGCCATCAGCTGATCTTCTCACTGGCCATATCATGCCTCGGCAAAATACAAAACATACTTAGGGATGATACAAATCATGATTTGAGTGGTGAATATATGCATTTGTGGCCCGCTGGCATACCCAG TCCCTTGGCGTATAGCGTGCGCATAGTGTGTGAAACCTTGCATTGGCTGTTAACAGAAGCGTTGAAATATTATCCGCAAACTATTACATGGTTGAAAACGAAAGGGGATTTGGAATTAG CTATTGGCAATAACGAAGCGGCAATGCGTTGCTATGTCAATGCACTCATCACTGGCACCGATTACTGTACATTTCCATTGCAACGCAATGTTGCTGATGATTATGTAATACATAAAATGATACGCTGCTCATCGAATTTAGGCTGTCACATGCAAGCCACTGTGTTGTGCCag TTCTTGGAGGAAATCGATTACGGCATTGTATTCAAAAAGCTTACCGAGAAATCTTCGAATTTCACCGATGCAATGGATGCGTATTACAATTGCATTTGGGATACAACGTTAttggaatttataataaatttgcatgcACGAAAGGGAGAACACAGCCGAAAGTTAGAAGCG ATCGCTATAATGGGCTCCCTCGAATTGAATGCGAACAACAATGACGAAATCAAACGTGAAGCGGCGGCAATACGGAAAACACGATTCCTACGCGCACTAGCCAAACAGTATTTGTTGTAA
- the LOC105224519 gene encoding flap endonuclease 1, translating to MGILGLAKLIADIAPSAIRENEIKNYFGRKVAIDASMCLYQFLIAVRSDGAQLTTVDGEPTSHLMGMFYRTIRMLEHGIKPVYVFDGKPPDLKSGELAKRAERREEAQKALEKAEEAGNAEEVEKFNRRLVRVTKEHAREAQELLKLMGVPYVEAPCEAEAQCAALVKAGKVYATATEDMDALTFGSSVLLRHLTFSEARKMPVKEFSYDKVLQGFELTSTEFIDLCILLGCDYCEGIKGIGPKRAIELINTYRDIETILKNIDQKKYTVAEDWNYQVARELFIKPEVTDPLSIELKWTEPDEEGLVKFLCGDRQFNEDRVRAGAKKIQKSKNTQTQGRLDSFFKTIPSANKPTPKRKTEDDKKTANKKAKIGGAARGRRPK from the exons ATGGGAATTTTGGGATTAGCGAAATTGATAGCAGATATTGCACCGTCCGCAATAAGggaaaatgaaatcaaaaactaCTTTG GACGTAAAGTGGCTATTGATGCATCAATGTGTCTGTATCAGTTTCTAATTGCCGTTCGTTCTGATGGCGCCCAACTAACAACAGTGGATGGCGAACCTACTTCACATTTAATGGGTATGTTTTATCGAACTATACGCATGTTGGAGCATGGCATTAAGCCGGTATATGTGTTTGATGGTAAGCCACCAGATCTAAAATCTGGTGAATTGGCTAAACGCGCTGAGCGCCGTGAAGAAGCACAAAAGGCCTTGGAGAAAGCCGAAGAAGCCGGCAATGCAGAAGAGGTGGAAAAATTCAATCGCCGTTTGGTGCGTGTAACGAAAGAGCATGCGCGTGAAGCGCAGGAATTGCTGAAATTAATGGGTGTGCCATATGTAGAGGCACCCTGTGAGGCGGAAGCACAATGTGCGGCTCTAGTAAAGGCGGGCAAAGTATATGCCACCGCTACCGAGGATATGGATGCACTTACTTTTGGCTCAAGTGTGCTGTTGCGTCATTTGACTTTTAGCGAGGCGCGAAAGATGCCAGTTAAAGAGTTTAGCTATGATAAAGTGCTGCAAGGTTTTGAATTGACCAGCACTGAG TTCATAGATCTTTGCATACTGTTGGGTTGTGATTACTGCGAAGGTATAAAAGGTATTGGACCAAAGCGTgcaattgaattaattaatacTTATCGTGATATTGAGacaatactcaaaaatattgatCAAAAGAAATACACTGTAGCAGAAGATTGGAATTATCAAGTTGCGCGTGAGCTTTTTATAAAACCCGAAGTAACAGATCCTCTGTCTATTGAG CTCAAATGGACAGAACCAGATGAGGAAGGTCTGGTAAAATTTCTCTGTGGCGATCGACAATTCAATGAGGATCGTGTGCGCGCGGGcgcaaagaaaatacaaaaatcaaaGAATACACAAACGCAAGGGCGTTTAGACAGTTTCTTTAag ACTATACCGTCTGCGAATAAACCCACACCTAAGCGTAAAACAGAGGATGATAAAAAGACTGCCAACAAGAAAGCAAAGATAGGTGGCGCCGCACGTGGCAGACGCCCCAAGTAA
- the LOC105224518 gene encoding protein DEK, translating to MESENKTEETKAAGDTAASTAEKAPENDKKDVAASGTESPEPAAAAEKKNSTGADDEANDKKTDKVTTATENDDKKPKTEAEAENKSDDKPIADSGDDKKSAQKDKLGEAKEANDSKEDNDTTEVDDKKTEGKEKNGTVAATAGGTATAGAVDKKKPAKEQGKEKNDKKADKNKAEKSDEVENENQQVDEDDESVVALAEIDRINDNINKTRVDGLQTLHELCFKSVGKNNVVKKNLRSFAGFEFEKDSSEYKKKLDAIKKTDAKALKSICDILALDRKGTKDEIANRVLKFLMEPDESLCVDEAAEEEEEDMEEDEEPVDEEEEEESAEEERKRKPTSRAPARNSTSGRPRRATAGKKMSAYVDFSSSDESERNTAPAKRKRHDDSESGSDYNPSGGNSDSDGARGGGRKALARGGRGGRPARKSWKKNSDSEEEEFDLSDADSDVPKRKRATPGKRGRPSAAAAATNKRGTRGRGAKPTKSRKRKDSESEDEMSEDDEEEEEMSDFGSDQSEEEEESKKFKKPSTPVKSAKANNKAKTPAKPAGRPKKVSKKEEEEESDDEDEPLNKKGKATFPTDEQIRNYVKEILDKANLEEITMKTVCKQVYAKYPDFDLTDKKDFIKATVKALIAA from the exons ATG GAAAGCGAGAACAAAACAGAGGAGACAAAAGCCGCAGGCGATACTGCGGCATCAACAGCGGAGAAAGCGCCAGAGAACGATAAGAAAGACGTAGCCGCTAGTGGTACAGAAAGTCCAGAACCTGCTGCTGCGGCAGAGAAGAAAAACAGTACAGGTGCTGATGACGAAGCTAACGATAAGAAAACAGATAAGGTGACTACAGCAACAGAGAATGACGATAAGAAACCAAAAACGGAAGCCGAAGCAG AAAATAAATCTGACGATAAACCCATCGCCGATTCAGGCGATGATAAAAAGTCAGCTCAAAAGGACAAACTCGGCGAGGCCAAGGAGGCTAACGACTCCAAAGAGGATAATGATACGACAGAGGTAGATGATAAGAAGACTGAAGGTAAAGAGAAGAATGGCACAGTAGCTGCTACTGCAGGCGGCACCGCCACAGCGGGCGCTGTTGATAAAAAGAAGCCAGCCAAGGAACAGGGTAAAGAAAAGAATGACAAAAAAGCTGACAAAAATAAAGCAGAGAAATCTGACGAAGTGGAGAATGAAAACCAGCAAGTCGATGAGGATGATGAGAGTGTAGTGGCTTTAGCCGAAATTGATAGAATCAATGATAATATTAATAAGACCCGGGTTGATGGCCTGCAAACGTTGCATGAG cTCTGCTTCAAGTCTGTAGGTAAAAATAATGTTGTTAAAAAGAATTTACGCTCATTTGCCGGTTTCGAGTTTGAGAAGGACTCTagtgaatataagaaaaaattggaTGCCATTAAGAAAACCGACGCGAAGGCACTTAAGAGTATTTGTGATATTCTTGCGTTGGACCGCAAAg gcaCAAAAGATGAAATTGCAAATCGTGTGCTCAAATTCCTTATGGAACCGGATGAGTCGCTCTGTGTAGATGAAGCGGCTGAAGAGGAGGAAGAAGATATGGAAGAGGATGAGGAG CCAGTAGATGAGGAAGAGGAGGAGGAGAGCGCAGAAGAGGAACGTAAACGTAAACCAACCAGTCGCGCACCTGCACGAAATTCAACAAGTGGCCGCCCCAGACGTGCAACTGCTGGAAAAA AAATGTCCGCCTATGTTGACTTCTCCAGCTCAGATGAAAGTGAACGTAATACCGCGCCGGCCAAACGAAAGCGTCACGATGACTCCGAGTCGGGTTCAGAT TATAATCCATCGGGTGGTAATTCCGATTCGGATGGTGCTCGTGGTGGTGGTCGCAAGGCATTAGCCCGCGGTGGACGGGGTGGACGACCAGCACGTAAAAGTTGGAAAAAGAATTCCGATTCCGAGGAAGAAGAATTTGATCTCTCCGATGCTGATAGTGAT GTGCCGAAACGTAAACGTGCTACACCTGGTAAACGTGGTCGACCttctgctgctgccgccgccacAAATAAACGTGGTACACGTGGTCGTGGCGCCAAACCAACCAAATCGCGCAAACGCAAAGACTCCGAAAGTGAAGATGAAATGTCTGAGGATGACGAGGAAGAGGAGGAGATGTCCGACTTTGGAAGCGACCAGAGTGAG GAGGAAGAGGAGtcaaagaaattcaaaaaacccTCAACGCCTGTGAAAAGTGCTAAAGCAAATAACAAAGCTAAAACGCCAGCTAAAC ccGCTGGCCGACCGAAAAAAGTGAGCAAAAAAGAGGAGGAGGAAGAATCCGATGATGAGGATGAGCCGCTAAACAAAAAGGGCAAGGCGACATTCCCCACG gACGAACAAATACGCAATTATGTTAAGGAAATCTTAGATAAAGCCAATCTCGAAGAGATCACCATGAAAACGGTGTGCAAGCAAGTGTATGCAAAATATCCTGATTTCGATTTAACAGATAAAAAGGATTTCATAAAAGCCACAGTGAAGGCG TTAATTGCGGCATAa